The Longimicrobium terrae genome includes a region encoding these proteins:
- the ybaL gene encoding YbaL family putative K(+) efflux transporter encodes MHHETALIVMLAAGFGLAFVLGMAAHRVGLPPLVGYLLAGVAAGPFTPGFVGDAGLASQLAEIGVILLMFGVGLHFSLGDLLAVRKISLPGAVVQIAVATAAGALLSRLWGWPWGQGLVFGLSLSVASTVVLLRALEERGLVDSADGRIAVGWLIVEDLAMVLALVLLPALAGPLGGTPAEGEGSVLMAVLLTLGKVVAFLALMFVVGRRAVPWLLARVARTGSRELFTLSVLAVALGIAVGAALLFGVSFALGAFFAGVVISESDLSHQASADALPFQDAFAVLFFVSVGMLFDPAVLLRQPLQVLAVVAIILVVKSLAALGIVLAFRYPVRTALVVAASLAQIGEFSFILAGLGMSLGLLTQEGHSLILAGALLSITINPLIFATVAPIEKWVRARPRIADLLERPAGELAELPADVHEEGLRDHAVLVGHGRVGAPVGEALAAEGIPYVVVEQNREEVEALRARGVPALFGDASRPGILHHAHLERARLLIVSAPDAFQARLILDHARKVNPGIDTVVRTHSDEERTHLEASGVGRAVVGERELALAMVRYAFSAFGVQGDMSAVAARMLQLGDPHTGRKRRPTA; translated from the coding sequence ATGCATCATGAAACCGCTCTGATCGTCATGCTCGCCGCGGGCTTCGGCCTCGCGTTCGTGCTGGGGATGGCGGCGCACCGCGTGGGGCTCCCGCCGCTGGTGGGCTACCTGCTGGCCGGCGTGGCGGCCGGCCCGTTCACCCCGGGCTTCGTGGGCGACGCCGGGTTGGCATCGCAGCTGGCCGAGATCGGCGTCATTCTGCTGATGTTCGGCGTGGGCCTGCACTTTTCGCTCGGCGACCTGCTGGCGGTGCGAAAGATCTCCCTTCCCGGCGCCGTGGTGCAGATCGCCGTGGCCACCGCGGCGGGCGCGCTGCTGAGCCGCCTGTGGGGATGGCCGTGGGGGCAGGGCCTGGTGTTCGGCCTGTCGCTGTCGGTCGCCAGCACCGTGGTGCTGCTGCGCGCGCTGGAAGAGCGGGGGCTGGTGGATTCGGCGGACGGGCGGATCGCGGTGGGCTGGCTGATCGTGGAAGACCTGGCGATGGTGCTGGCGCTCGTGCTGCTCCCCGCGCTCGCGGGCCCGCTCGGCGGCACGCCGGCGGAGGGCGAGGGCAGCGTGCTGATGGCGGTGCTGCTGACGCTGGGCAAGGTGGTCGCGTTCCTGGCCCTGATGTTCGTCGTCGGGCGCCGCGCGGTGCCGTGGCTGCTGGCGCGCGTGGCGCGGACGGGCTCGCGCGAGCTGTTTACGCTCAGCGTGCTGGCCGTGGCGCTGGGAATCGCCGTGGGCGCGGCGCTGCTGTTCGGCGTGTCTTTCGCGCTGGGGGCCTTTTTCGCCGGCGTGGTGATCAGCGAATCGGACCTCAGCCACCAGGCGTCGGCCGACGCGCTGCCGTTTCAGGACGCGTTCGCGGTGCTCTTCTTCGTGTCCGTGGGCATGCTGTTCGACCCCGCGGTGCTGCTGCGGCAGCCGCTTCAGGTTCTGGCCGTGGTCGCCATCATCCTGGTGGTGAAGTCGCTGGCGGCTTTGGGGATCGTGCTCGCCTTCCGCTATCCCGTGCGGACGGCGCTGGTGGTGGCGGCCAGCCTGGCGCAGATCGGCGAGTTCAGCTTCATCCTGGCGGGACTGGGGATGAGCCTGGGGCTGCTGACGCAGGAAGGGCACAGCCTGATCCTGGCGGGCGCGCTGCTGTCCATCACCATCAACCCGCTGATCTTTGCGACGGTGGCGCCCATCGAAAAATGGGTGCGTGCCCGGCCGCGGATCGCGGACCTGCTGGAGCGCCCCGCGGGCGAGTTGGCGGAACTGCCGGCCGACGTGCACGAGGAGGGACTGCGCGATCACGCGGTGCTGGTGGGGCACGGCCGGGTGGGCGCGCCGGTGGGCGAGGCGCTGGCGGCGGAAGGGATTCCGTACGTGGTGGTGGAGCAGAACCGCGAAGAGGTGGAAGCGCTTCGTGCGCGCGGAGTTCCGGCGCTGTTTGGAGATGCCAGCCGCCCGGGCATCCTGCACCACGCGCACCTGGAGCGCGCCAGGCTTCTCATCGTTTCCGCGCCCGATGCGTTCCAGGCGCGGCTGATTCTGGACCACGCGCGCAAGGTGAACCCGGGGATCGACACCGTGGTGCGCACGCACAGCGACGAGGAGCGCACGCACCTGGAGGCGTCGGGCGTGGGGCGCGCGGTGGTGGGCGAGCGCGAGCTGGCGCTGGCCATGGTGCGATACGCGTTTTCCGCCTTTGGCGTGCAGGGCGACATGTCCGCCGTGGCCGCCCGCATGCTGCAGCTCGGCGATCCGCACACCGGCCGCAAGCGCAGGCCGACGGCGTGA
- a CDS encoding dihydrofolate reductase family protein: MRRIVMFNQVSAEGFFASPDGMLDWVVPEPQLDASAADNLAGADAIIFGRRTYEMFESFWPGAAKDAHAAGAEDPHAPGERSHDMSAIARWINESAKLVFSTTRTDFPWQNSRVLPSFDPAEIEALKAGPGKDIMVFGSGSIVARLTEHGLIDEYQLIVQPVFLGAGRPLIEDAAQRRTLQLLEATPYPSGIVRLRYAPKG, translated from the coding sequence GCCAGACGGCATGCTGGACTGGGTGGTGCCCGAGCCGCAGCTGGACGCGTCGGCCGCCGACAACCTCGCCGGAGCCGACGCCATAATCTTCGGGCGGCGCACGTACGAGATGTTCGAAAGCTTCTGGCCCGGCGCCGCCAAGGACGCCCACGCCGCCGGCGCCGAAGACCCGCACGCGCCCGGCGAGCGCAGCCACGACATGAGCGCCATTGCCCGGTGGATCAACGAATCCGCCAAGCTGGTGTTCAGCACCACACGCACCGACTTCCCGTGGCAGAACTCGCGCGTTCTGCCGTCCTTTGATCCGGCGGAGATCGAGGCGCTCAAAGCCGGACCCGGCAAGGACATCATGGTGTTCGGCAGCGGCAGCATCGTGGCGCGGCTCACGGAGCACGGCCTCATCGACGAGTATCAGCTCATCGTACAGCCCGTGTTCCTGGGCGCCGGCCGTCCGCTCATCGAAGACGCCGCCCAGCGTCGCACGCTGCAACTGCTTGAGGCGACGCCGTATCCGTCCGGCATCGTCCGGCTGCGGTACGCGCCCAAGGGCTGA